A section of the Bacillus sp. HSf4 genome encodes:
- a CDS encoding GTP-binding protein, protein MIMPLTKKKIPVTILTGYLGAGKTTLLNRILTEKHNQKVAVIVNEYGEVGIDNQLVVDSEEEILEMNNGCICCTVRGDLIRILRTLVFSMDQGKVAFDRVLIETTGLADPAPVAQTFFMDELLSDIFEVDSIVTVVDSKHVTRHLDDQDEAQEQIAFADVIILNKTDLVSNNDLKSLEQRLVNINPTAKRLHARDCKINLRDILGINTFDVNRKIEIDPHFLKDHHHHHHDDKVSSIAFREEKPLDLAKVDHWMSYLVREKGEDLLRYKGILSIKGEEYRIVFQGLHMLFSGRPDRKWSENETRQSELVFIGKDLNKEELEQQFKNCIAK, encoded by the coding sequence ATGATCATGCCTTTAACTAAAAAGAAAATTCCTGTCACCATTCTCACTGGATATCTAGGCGCCGGGAAAACCACACTTTTAAATCGAATACTTACGGAAAAACACAATCAAAAGGTTGCGGTTATTGTTAATGAGTACGGAGAAGTCGGGATAGACAATCAGCTCGTCGTTGATTCTGAAGAAGAAATTTTAGAAATGAACAACGGCTGCATCTGTTGCACGGTCCGCGGAGATTTGATTCGTATTCTGAGAACTCTTGTATTCTCAATGGATCAAGGGAAAGTTGCATTTGATCGCGTTTTAATCGAAACAACGGGACTGGCTGACCCTGCCCCCGTTGCCCAGACTTTTTTTATGGATGAACTGTTATCCGACATATTTGAAGTTGACAGCATCGTCACGGTAGTAGACAGCAAGCATGTCACCAGACATCTGGATGATCAGGATGAAGCGCAAGAGCAAATCGCATTTGCTGACGTCATCATCCTCAATAAAACAGATTTAGTATCGAATAACGATCTGAAATCCTTGGAGCAAAGACTTGTCAACATTAATCCTACGGCTAAGAGGCTGCATGCCAGAGATTGCAAGATCAATTTAAGAGATATACTGGGAATCAATACGTTTGACGTCAATCGAAAAATTGAAATCGATCCTCATTTTCTAAAGGATCATCATCACCACCATCATGATGATAAAGTGTCTTCTATTGCTTTTCGGGAAGAGAAGCCTCTTGACTTGGCAAAGGTGGATCATTGGATGAGTTATCTCGTACGGGAAAAAGGAGAAGATTTATTACGTTATAAAGGAATCCTTTCTATTAAAGGGGAAGAATATCGAATCGTATTCCAAGGGCTTCATATGTTGTTTTCAGGACGTCCCGATCGGAAGTGGAGCGAAAACGAGACAAGACAAAGCGAACTTGTTTTCATTGGAAAGGACTTAAACAAAGAAGAATTGGAACAGCAATTTAAAAACTGCATAGCGAAGTAG
- the nikC gene encoding nickel ABC transporter permease subunit NikC, translating into MITSIRRIYKGQNVITACIIILSILFIIAVFAPWIAPHNPVAVHLAYKLQPPSWTFPLGTDHLGRCNLSRLLYGARISLGFAMLIFISSLVIGLIVGTISGYKGGWIDQLLMRLCDGVMAFPNLILVLGLVGIFGPGLPQVILALILVQWVYYARIFRGVVLSLKEKNFIAAAKINGSSQWKIIKNHIIPNVLPPLVVMGTLEMGWAIMDISAMSFLGLGVQPPAAEWGAMIHEGKSYIRTNPELMIYPGMMIMIVVVTFNLLGETLSEKYGIKRR; encoded by the coding sequence ATGATCACAAGCATACGCAGAATATACAAAGGTCAAAACGTGATAACGGCATGTATCATCATATTATCCATTCTGTTTATCATCGCTGTATTTGCCCCCTGGATTGCGCCGCATAACCCAGTTGCTGTTCATTTGGCTTATAAGCTGCAGCCTCCGTCCTGGACGTTTCCTTTAGGAACCGATCATTTAGGAAGATGCAACTTATCCCGCCTTTTGTATGGCGCACGGATTTCTCTGGGGTTTGCGATGCTCATTTTTATTTCCTCCCTGGTTATCGGTCTCATTGTCGGTACGATTTCAGGGTATAAAGGCGGCTGGATTGATCAACTGTTAATGAGACTTTGTGATGGTGTGATGGCTTTTCCGAACTTAATTTTAGTTCTTGGTCTTGTGGGCATATTCGGACCTGGACTTCCTCAAGTCATTCTTGCCCTCATCCTTGTGCAATGGGTCTATTATGCAAGAATCTTTAGAGGAGTGGTGCTAAGTCTGAAAGAGAAGAACTTTATTGCGGCTGCAAAAATCAACGGATCTTCGCAGTGGAAGATTATTAAAAACCATATCATTCCCAATGTGCTCCCCCCTCTCGTCGTTATGGGTACATTGGAGATGGGCTGGGCGATTATGGATATATCCGCTATGTCGTTTCTTGGATTGGGGGTTCAGCCTCCGGCGGCTGAATGGGGAGCGATGATTCATGAAGGTAAATCGTATATTCGGACGAACCCTGAGTTGATGATTTATCCAGGGATGATGATCATGATTGTCGTTGTGACGTTCAATTTATTGGGCGAAACCTTATCAGAAAAATACGGAATCAAACGTCGATAA
- a CDS encoding MBL fold metallo-hydrolase, with protein MNRPYQIKFDSFRMMVFSDGQFPVTKDFFLAGANGDREVERFPGEFEVALNFVCLQIGSKLILIDTGFGEAGGQESGHLLTRLEQSGIHRHMIDYVVLSHSHADHTGGLVKNEKPAFPNAVHIMSKKEWLYAKQTPDSRQFKVINKVLPLLTLIEEDTEILPDVWLKHTPGHTPGHLTVEVRTNHGVYLIANDVFNIPHSISNTSLRVVLEEDPVQGITTRNQLIQLACKEQAFIHSCHFPYPGLGMIENRDSLYQWKPIDILS; from the coding sequence GTGAACCGGCCATATCAAATCAAATTTGACTCTTTTCGCATGATGGTTTTTTCTGATGGACAGTTTCCTGTAACAAAGGATTTTTTTCTGGCAGGGGCAAATGGTGACCGGGAAGTTGAGCGCTTTCCTGGTGAATTCGAGGTAGCGCTGAATTTTGTCTGCCTGCAAATCGGGAGTAAGCTTATTTTAATTGATACAGGGTTTGGAGAGGCAGGCGGACAGGAGTCAGGGCATTTATTAACACGCTTAGAACAATCTGGGATTCATCGTCATATGATTGATTACGTTGTTTTGTCACACAGTCATGCAGACCATACCGGAGGGCTTGTAAAAAATGAAAAACCTGCTTTTCCAAATGCCGTTCATATCATGAGTAAGAAAGAATGGTTATATGCGAAACAAACTCCTGATTCCAGACAATTCAAGGTCATAAACAAAGTACTTCCGCTTCTGACATTGATTGAAGAGGATACTGAAATATTACCGGATGTATGGCTGAAACATACACCGGGTCACACACCCGGACATCTAACTGTTGAAGTCCGTACAAATCATGGCGTATATTTGATCGCGAATGATGTATTCAATATTCCACACAGCATTTCTAATACAAGTTTGCGTGTCGTACTAGAAGAAGATCCTGTACAGGGGATAACTACTAGGAATCAATTGATACAATTGGCTTGCAAGGAGCAAGCCTTCATTCATTCCTGTCATTTTCCTTACCCGGGGCTTGGTATGATTGAAAACAGAGACTCATTATATCAATGGAAACCCATTGATATTTTATCCTGA
- the nikD gene encoding nickel import ATP-binding protein NikD produces MGTEQSPVLKVRDLHVQTKTPKGASTLVQDINFDLKRGQVFGLIGESGCGKTVTSMSILQIHDQKTTKVEGSIGLQGRELNGLTDKDMRKIRGKDIAYIMQNPMNAFTPVFTIGQQMIETIRSHTSLTKKQAKELAIEALHDMNLPAPLKLLKSYPFQLSGGMLQRVMIAIAVCMHPAILIADEPTTALDVNNQKTVLKHLNDMRSKFGTAILLISHDLGVIAEMADEVAVMQYGRIVEKADVFQLFDAPKHDYTKKLLNARMTLPIAIGSI; encoded by the coding sequence TTGGGAACAGAACAATCACCGGTGCTGAAAGTGAGAGATTTACATGTCCAGACCAAAACGCCAAAAGGCGCTTCTACCCTCGTGCAAGACATCAATTTCGACCTGAAGCGCGGCCAAGTCTTCGGTCTGATTGGCGAGAGCGGATGTGGAAAAACGGTCACAAGCATGTCTATTCTTCAAATACACGATCAAAAAACAACCAAGGTGGAAGGAAGTATCGGATTACAAGGTCGAGAACTGAACGGATTAACAGATAAGGATATGCGTAAAATCCGCGGCAAAGATATTGCCTACATTATGCAAAATCCGATGAACGCTTTCACACCCGTTTTCACGATTGGTCAGCAAATGATCGAAACGATTCGCTCCCATACGTCACTCACAAAGAAACAGGCAAAAGAGCTTGCAATCGAAGCATTGCATGATATGAACTTACCCGCTCCTCTTAAGCTTTTAAAATCTTATCCTTTTCAATTAAGCGGGGGAATGCTTCAACGGGTTATGATTGCAATCGCTGTATGCATGCATCCAGCCATTCTCATAGCGGATGAGCCCACCACTGCACTGGACGTGAATAATCAAAAGACAGTGCTGAAACATTTAAACGACATGCGTTCTAAATTTGGAACAGCGATTTTGCTCATATCTCATGATTTAGGAGTCATTGCTGAAATGGCAGATGAAGTCGCTGTGATGCAGTATGGAAGAATCGTAGAAAAAGCAGATGTGTTTCAGCTGTTTGATGCACCAAAGCATGACTATACAAAGAAGCTGTTAAATGCACGTATGACCTTGCCAATTGCTATTGGGTCAATTTAA
- the yidD gene encoding membrane protein insertion efficiency factor YidD, whose translation MKQAAIAFIRLYQKAISPLFPPTCRFYPTCSNYGLEAIQRFGFIKGSWLLIKRLLKCHPLHPGGFDPVPSNRSKK comes from the coding sequence ATGAAACAGGCAGCGATCGCATTCATTCGATTATATCAAAAGGCGATATCACCTCTATTTCCGCCAACCTGCAGGTTTTATCCAACATGCTCCAACTATGGGCTTGAAGCGATTCAAAGGTTTGGATTTATAAAAGGCAGCTGGCTGCTCATCAAACGATTGCTGAAATGCCACCCTCTTCATCCGGGAGGCTTTGATCCTGTTCCGAGCAACAGATCAAAAAAGTGA
- the desR gene encoding two-component system response regulator DesR: protein MISIFIAEDQQMLLGALGSLLNLEDDMKVVGKGTTGQDAVDFTKKHRPDVCIMDIEMPGKTGLEAAEELKDTGCNIIILTTFARPGYFQRAIKAGVKGYLLKDSPSEELVSAIRSVMNGKRIYAPELMEDMYGEANPLTDREKEVLELVADGKNTKEIAQELSIKSGTVRNYISMILEKLEVKNRIEAITRSKEKGWFK from the coding sequence ATGATTAGTATATTTATTGCGGAAGATCAGCAGATGCTCTTGGGTGCATTAGGATCGCTCTTGAATTTAGAAGATGATATGAAAGTCGTCGGCAAAGGAACAACCGGGCAGGATGCCGTTGACTTCACCAAAAAACATCGGCCTGATGTATGCATTATGGATATTGAAATGCCCGGAAAAACGGGACTTGAAGCTGCTGAGGAATTAAAGGATACAGGCTGCAACATCATTATCTTAACCACTTTTGCCCGCCCAGGCTACTTTCAGCGAGCGATTAAAGCCGGTGTTAAAGGCTACTTGTTAAAGGACAGCCCGAGCGAAGAGCTTGTGAGCGCCATCCGCAGCGTCATGAACGGAAAGCGCATCTATGCGCCTGAATTGATGGAAGATATGTACGGTGAGGCCAACCCTCTCACAGATAGAGAAAAAGAAGTGCTCGAACTCGTAGCCGATGGAAAAAACACAAAAGAAATCGCCCAAGAACTCAGCATCAAAAGCGGGACGGTCCGCAATTATATCTCAATGATTCTTGAAAAGCTGGAGGTGAAAAACCGAATCGAAGCCATTACCCGTTCTAAGGAAAAAGGCTGGTTTAAATAA
- a CDS encoding sensor histidine kinase translates to MVKKHFTFQKLSGISPYIWTIFFILPFYFIFQSPSTFVIVVGIILTLLFFSIYRFAFVSKGWAVYLWAFILIGISTASITLFSYIYFAFFIAYFIGNIRERVPFHILYYIHLISAAVASNFSLVLKKELFLTQIPFVVITLISAILLPFSIRSRKERERLEEKLEDANERIAHLVKLEERQRIARDLHDTLGQKLSLIGLKSDLARKLIYKDPDQAAHELKSVQQTARTSLNEVRKIVSSMKGIRLKDEIRNIKQILEAADITLIYEEEKLPENISLLNENILSMCLKEAVTNVVKHSQAKTCRVDIQQLWKEVVITVADDGEFQGEEKYFSKGHGLLGMRERLEFANGSLHIDTKNGTKLTMTIPNNSK, encoded by the coding sequence ATGGTTAAAAAGCATTTTACATTTCAAAAACTAAGCGGGATCTCGCCATATATATGGACGATATTTTTTATCCTCCCCTTCTACTTCATATTCCAATCACCATCAACGTTTGTGATCGTCGTCGGCATCATTTTGACGCTTTTATTTTTTTCGATTTACAGATTTGCTTTCGTCTCAAAAGGCTGGGCCGTTTATTTATGGGCGTTTATTTTAATCGGCATTTCAACGGCTTCGATTACACTGTTCAGCTATATTTATTTTGCTTTTTTTATCGCATATTTTATAGGAAACATTAGAGAACGCGTCCCTTTTCACATTTTATATTACATTCATTTAATAAGCGCAGCCGTCGCCAGCAACTTCAGTCTCGTGTTAAAAAAAGAATTGTTTCTGACACAAATTCCTTTTGTGGTCATCACGCTCATCAGCGCGATTTTATTGCCATTCAGTATAAGAAGCCGCAAGGAGCGCGAACGGCTTGAAGAAAAACTCGAAGATGCAAATGAACGGATTGCCCATTTGGTAAAATTAGAGGAACGGCAGCGGATCGCCCGCGACCTCCACGATACACTTGGACAAAAGCTGTCTCTAATCGGTTTAAAAAGCGACTTGGCGAGAAAATTAATTTACAAAGATCCCGATCAGGCAGCGCATGAGCTAAAAAGCGTTCAGCAAACAGCGAGAACTTCTTTAAATGAAGTCAGAAAAATTGTATCCTCTATGAAAGGCATCCGGCTCAAGGATGAAATCAGAAACATCAAACAAATTCTCGAAGCAGCTGACATCACGTTGATCTATGAAGAAGAAAAATTGCCGGAAAATATCTCATTGCTCAATGAAAACATTTTGAGCATGTGCTTAAAGGAAGCTGTCACAAATGTCGTCAAACACAGTCAGGCGAAAACCTGCCGTGTTGACATTCAGCAGCTTTGGAAGGAAGTTGTCATTACAGTGGCGGACGATGGAGAGTTTCAAGGTGAAGAAAAGTACTTTTCAAAAGGACATGGCTTACTCGGGATGAGAGAACGGCTTGAGTTTGCCAACGGCAGCCTTCACATCGATACCAAAAACGGCACAAAGCTTACCATGACAATCCCTAATAACTCAAAATAA
- a CDS encoding (2Fe-2S) ferredoxin domain-containing protein, which produces MATWDLSNMKHHIFICNGSSCNRVGAEELTQVIRQEISDRELDDVIHTTRTRCNGRCQDKCVVIHYPKGTWYKDLKPEDVPLLIDSLCTNEDYKEKASHLYDGQRFERSSDVIAGVAKDKEKVVKVSKKF; this is translated from the coding sequence ATGGCGACATGGGATTTAAGTAATATGAAACATCATATCTTTATTTGCAACGGCAGCAGTTGCAATCGGGTCGGAGCTGAGGAACTGACTCAAGTGATTCGGCAAGAAATCTCAGACCGGGAGCTTGACGATGTTATTCATACAACGCGCACGCGCTGTAATGGCAGATGCCAAGATAAGTGCGTGGTCATCCACTACCCGAAAGGAACTTGGTATAAAGATTTAAAACCTGAGGATGTCCCCCTCCTGATTGACTCACTTTGTACCAATGAAGATTATAAAGAAAAAGCAAGCCATTTGTATGATGGCCAACGTTTCGAGCGTTCATCTGACGTCATCGCCGGAGTTGCAAAAGACAAAGAAAAAGTAGTCAAAGTATCGAAAAAATTTTAA
- the desE gene encoding fatty acid desaturase DesE: MTEQTIAHKQKQLTKQVAAFALPDNKKSLIQLFNTFVPYFGLWFLAYLSLDVSYLLTLGLTVIAAGFLTRIFIIFHDCCHLSFFKQKRYNHMLGFLTGVLTLFPYLQWQHSHSIHHATSSNLDKRGTGDIWMLTVNEYKAAPLHTKIAYRLYRNPFIMFILGPIYVFLITNRFNKKGARRKERVNTYLTNLAIAALAALCCVIFGWQSFLLVQGPIFLISGSIGVWLFYVQHTFEDSYFEADENWSYVQAAVEGSSFYQLPKLLQWLTGNIGYHHVHHLSPKVPNYKLEAAHEQHEPLKNVPTITLKTSLQSLAFRLWDEEKKQFVTFRDIKQIPIHLPPDSIERQKLRKNA, from the coding sequence ATGACTGAACAAACCATCGCCCATAAGCAAAAACAGCTGACAAAACAAGTTGCTGCTTTTGCTCTGCCTGATAACAAAAAAAGTCTGATTCAGCTCTTCAATACGTTTGTCCCTTACTTCGGACTGTGGTTTCTTGCCTATCTCAGCCTCGATGTCTCCTATCTCCTTACTTTAGGATTAACAGTGATTGCCGCGGGGTTTTTGACGAGAATTTTCATTATTTTTCACGACTGCTGCCATCTCTCCTTTTTCAAACAAAAGCGTTATAACCATATGCTTGGTTTTTTGACAGGCGTTCTGACGCTATTCCCATACCTTCAATGGCAGCACAGCCATTCGATTCATCATGCGACCAGCAGCAACCTTGACAAACGCGGGACGGGTGACATCTGGATGTTGACGGTAAACGAATATAAAGCCGCGCCTCTCCACACAAAAATCGCATACAGACTTTATAGAAATCCGTTTATCATGTTTATTCTCGGACCGATTTATGTTTTTCTGATCACAAACCGTTTTAACAAAAAAGGCGCCAGACGGAAAGAGCGTGTGAACACATACCTGACGAACCTTGCAATCGCGGCTTTGGCTGCTCTGTGCTGTGTCATCTTTGGCTGGCAATCGTTTTTGCTCGTGCAAGGTCCGATCTTTCTGATCTCCGGTTCAATCGGCGTTTGGCTGTTTTATGTTCAGCATACATTTGAAGATTCTTATTTTGAAGCGGATGAAAACTGGAGCTACGTTCAGGCCGCGGTAGAAGGAAGTTCATTTTATCAACTTCCGAAACTGCTTCAATGGCTGACAGGCAATATCGGGTACCACCACGTTCACCATCTGAGTCCAAAGGTGCCCAACTATAAACTTGAAGCAGCTCATGAACAGCACGAACCATTAAAAAACGTCCCGACAATCACCTTAAAAACAAGCCTGCAATCACTCGCCTTCCGCCTTTGGGATGAAGAGAAAAAGCAATTTGTGACATTTCGGGATATCAAACAAATACCGATCCACCTTCCGCCTGATTCTATAGAAAGACAGAAGCTGCGGAAAAACGCCTGA
- a CDS encoding NAD(P)/FAD-dependent oxidoreductase, translating to MNRNEVYDVTVIGGGPAGLYSAFYSGLRGMKTKIIEYQPVLGGKVHVYPEKMIWDVGGQTPISGAKLIEQMVQQGLTFHPEVLLNEKVESIARNEEGLFELHTAASGVHLSKTVIVAVGGGILNPQKLQIEGAERFEVSNLNYTVKSLQHFKDKTVIVSGGGNSAVDWANELEPVAKKVYLAYRKEALSGHEAQVDQLLNSSVSCFFHTEITKLIASDDHEVIERVELTNAQTGEVIELPVDEVIINHGYERDKSLLENSRLDITRVDDYFIAGTANSQSSVPGLYAAGDILHYDGKLHLIAGAFQDAANAVNSAKRYIDPEAHKSAMVSSHNEVFKERNRELVKKMFG from the coding sequence ATGAACAGGAATGAAGTATATGATGTGACGGTTATCGGCGGAGGACCGGCTGGATTATATTCCGCCTTTTACAGCGGACTGCGGGGGATGAAAACAAAGATTATTGAATATCAGCCCGTGCTGGGGGGGAAGGTCCATGTTTATCCGGAAAAAATGATTTGGGATGTCGGAGGGCAAACGCCGATATCGGGAGCGAAGCTGATTGAACAGATGGTGCAGCAGGGATTAACATTTCATCCGGAAGTGCTGCTGAATGAGAAAGTGGAGTCGATTGCCCGTAATGAAGAAGGGCTGTTTGAATTACATACGGCTGCCTCAGGGGTGCATTTGTCCAAGACGGTCATCGTTGCTGTAGGCGGTGGTATCCTGAATCCGCAAAAGCTTCAGATTGAAGGGGCAGAGCGTTTTGAAGTGTCCAATCTGAATTATACGGTCAAGTCGCTGCAGCATTTTAAAGATAAAACGGTCATTGTCTCAGGCGGCGGCAATTCGGCTGTCGATTGGGCCAACGAGCTTGAGCCTGTAGCGAAGAAGGTTTACCTCGCTTACCGTAAAGAAGCGCTCAGCGGGCATGAGGCCCAGGTGGATCAGCTTCTGAACAGCTCGGTGAGCTGCTTCTTCCATACCGAGATTACCAAGCTGATCGCTTCAGATGATCATGAGGTGATCGAACGAGTCGAGCTCACAAATGCTCAAACCGGTGAGGTGATCGAGCTGCCTGTAGACGAAGTCATTATTAATCATGGATATGAACGCGACAAATCGCTGCTGGAGAACAGCCGGCTGGATATTACCCGGGTTGATGACTATTTTATCGCGGGTACCGCCAACTCTCAATCTTCGGTGCCAGGGCTGTATGCGGCTGGGGATATCCTGCATTACGACGGCAAGCTGCACCTGATCGCCGGTGCGTTTCAGGATGCGGCAAACGCAGTGAACAGCGCCAAACGCTATATTGATCCCGAAGCGCATAAGAGCGCGATGGTGTCGTCGCATAATGAGGTTTTCAAAGAGCGCAACCGCGAGCTTGTGAAGAAGATGTTCGGGTAG
- the sufU gene encoding Fe-S cluster assembly sulfur transfer protein SufU, translating into MMMLEDLYRAVIMDHSKYKRNFRRIEHPNALFVHYKNPTCGDVITLYIDIEDNRIKDASFIGEGCSISMASSSIMTDLIKDKTMTAVEDMQKSMEDMIRNGTEPQEETLGDAVSFIGVHPLKARHNCALMPWQALEKIKKLTEKPQ; encoded by the coding sequence ATCATGATGTTAGAAGATTTATATCGAGCCGTTATCATGGACCACTCAAAATATAAGCGGAATTTTCGAAGAATCGAGCATCCCAACGCTTTATTTGTTCATTATAAAAACCCCACTTGCGGCGACGTCATCACTCTGTATATTGATATAGAGGATAACAGGATAAAGGACGCTTCCTTTATAGGGGAAGGATGCAGCATTAGTATGGCGTCTTCATCCATAATGACTGACCTTATAAAAGACAAAACAATGACAGCAGTCGAAGACATGCAAAAATCCATGGAAGATATGATACGCAATGGGACAGAACCACAAGAGGAAACACTGGGAGATGCGGTTTCCTTCATAGGCGTTCACCCTTTAAAAGCTCGCCATAATTGTGCTTTAATGCCTTGGCAAGCCTTAGAAAAAATAAAAAAATTGACGGAAAAACCGCAATAA
- the nikE gene encoding nickel import ATP-binding protein NikE, which yields MSLLQVKEVTHRYAERSLFKWKFQSKQVLSDVSFSIEKGTCLGMIGPSGAGKSTLGRVLLGLERPQSGQILFQGHDVYQADQSIRRKIRRDLQAVFQDSYSAVNPRMTAERIIAEPLENYETLTISEQRRTIIELLERVGLSEKDLTKYPHQFSGGQLQRINIARAISLKPKLIVLDESVSSLDMVTQTLILDLLKELKDDFGLSYFFITHDLKAAYQLSDTLAVLDKGKLVELYESKHQFFSSDHPAVKKMKSSILAEHPRFRSIGTKTMQQ from the coding sequence GTGAGTTTATTACAAGTGAAGGAAGTCACTCATCGTTATGCGGAGCGTTCATTGTTCAAATGGAAATTTCAGTCTAAACAAGTCCTTTCCGATGTCAGCTTTTCGATTGAGAAGGGCACATGCTTAGGCATGATTGGGCCAAGCGGGGCTGGTAAGAGTACATTGGGAAGAGTGCTGCTTGGTTTAGAGCGGCCGCAATCAGGTCAAATCCTTTTCCAAGGCCATGATGTATATCAAGCAGATCAATCGATCCGCCGCAAAATTCGCCGCGACCTTCAAGCCGTCTTTCAGGATTCATACTCGGCCGTCAATCCGCGAATGACGGCGGAACGGATTATTGCAGAACCATTAGAAAACTATGAAACTCTCACCATCTCAGAGCAAAGGCGAACCATTATCGAGCTGCTGGAACGAGTCGGCTTGAGTGAAAAGGATTTAACAAAATACCCACACCAATTCAGCGGCGGTCAATTGCAGCGGATCAATATCGCAAGAGCCATCTCGCTCAAACCGAAGCTGATCGTATTAGACGAATCAGTCAGCAGTCTGGACATGGTGACCCAAACGCTCATATTAGATTTGTTAAAAGAGCTCAAAGACGATTTTGGGTTATCGTATTTTTTTATTACGCATGATTTGAAAGCCGCTTATCAATTGAGTGACACACTAGCTGTATTGGATAAAGGCAAATTAGTTGAGCTTTACGAGTCCAAACATCAGTTTTTTTCGTCAGATCATCCAGCTGTAAAAAAGATGAAAAGTTCCATACTTGCAGAACACCCGCGCTTTCGTTCGATAGGAACAAAGACGATGCAACAATAG
- the hemB gene encoding porphobilinogen synthase, translating into MKQFFTFSRHRRLRSTPGIRDLVRENRLSINDFIYPLFVQEGIGLKTEVPYMPGVYQLTLDLLDKEIQELKQLGIQAILLFGIPSWKDDLATSAYTSDGIVQRAVRQIKALDSDLVIITDTCICHYQTEGHCGIPVNGRIDNDVSLDIHAKVAISQAEAGADILAPSSMMDGFVTYIRHALDESGYQDIPIMSYGIKYASSYYGPFRDAADNSPAFGDRGTYQMDPANRLEAFREAQSDLEEGADFIIIKPGLPYLDIMRDMRNSLHIPLVSYQVSGEYAQIKAASQNGWIDEKNTVLESMLSMKRAGADLIVTYFAKDIARYLREES; encoded by the coding sequence TTGAAGCAATTTTTCACATTCTCTCGGCATCGCAGACTGCGTTCAACGCCAGGTATACGGGATTTAGTAAGAGAAAATCGGCTTTCCATTAACGATTTCATATATCCTCTGTTCGTCCAAGAGGGTATCGGGTTAAAGACAGAAGTACCTTACATGCCAGGCGTTTATCAACTGACATTAGATTTATTAGATAAGGAAATTCAAGAATTAAAACAGCTGGGGATTCAAGCGATTCTTCTCTTCGGCATTCCGAGTTGGAAAGATGATTTGGCAACGTCTGCTTATACATCAGATGGCATTGTTCAACGAGCGGTTAGGCAAATCAAGGCTTTAGATTCTGATTTGGTCATCATAACAGACACATGTATATGTCACTATCAAACAGAAGGCCATTGCGGCATACCGGTAAACGGCAGGATTGATAATGACGTGTCTTTAGATATACATGCAAAAGTCGCCATATCTCAAGCTGAGGCAGGTGCCGATATTCTGGCGCCCTCAAGCATGATGGATGGATTTGTGACGTATATACGACATGCGCTGGATGAGTCCGGTTATCAAGACATACCGATCATGTCGTACGGTATCAAGTATGCTTCAAGCTATTATGGACCATTTCGAGATGCCGCGGATAATTCGCCTGCTTTCGGTGATCGTGGAACCTATCAGATGGACCCGGCAAATCGTTTAGAAGCTTTTCGCGAGGCTCAGTCTGACCTTGAAGAGGGAGCAGATTTTATTATTATTAAACCGGGTCTTCCTTATTTAGATATCATGAGGGATATGCGAAATTCTCTCCATATTCCGCTGGTTTCATATCAAGTAAGCGGCGAATATGCGCAAATAAAAGCAGCATCGCAAAACGGCTGGATTGATGAAAAAAATACAGTATTGGAAAGCATGCTTTCTATGAAGCGGGCCGGAGCCGATCTTATCGTTACATATTTTGCAAAGGATATAGCAAGATATCTTCGGGAGGAATCATGA